AGGCGGGATGGGCTCATATCTAGGAATCCCAGAGGATATTAGTGGATCAAAGTACAAATTATTTGCTTTCTTAAAGGAGAAGCTCCTACATAGGGTGAATGGCTGGACTGGTAGATGGTTATCGAAGGGAGGAAAGGAGGTGTTGATTAAATCGATATTGTTAGCTCTTCCGACCTATGTCATGtccatctttcttcttcctttggaGATTTGTGAGAATCTAGCGagtgccattgcacaattctggtggagctcgAACCCTCCAAAAAGAGGAATCCATTGGGCAAAATGGGAAAAGATGTGTGCGCCTAGAGAGGAGGGGAGAATTGGGTTCCGCATGATCCATGAATTTAATCTAGCTCTTTTAGCTAAACAGCTTTGGCGACTTGTGCAATTTCTGGACTCATTAGTAGCGAGAGTTCTTCGGGGGAGATATTATCGTCTTAGTTCGCCGTTGCGAATGGGCACAACAGATACCCCATCGTATGTACGGACAAGTATGACTGCAGCGAGGAAGCTATTACTTTTGGGCATAACTTTTGGGCATCAGAAGTAAGGTGCACTCAGGGTATGAAATTAATGTGTGGGAGGACCTTTGGATCCCTTCGACGCCAGCTAGACCGGCTCGGTCCCGGACTCTAGCAGTGAACCCAAAGATGATCGTAAGCAGTCTTATCAATCCAGTTACAAAGGAATGGGATGTTCGTTTACTGGAACAATATATAGCTCAAGAAGATATTCCGCTGATCctgagtttggccataagccctACCCATCGACGTGATAAATTTTGCTGGAGCTACTCAAAGAATGGACAGTATACTGTTAAATCGGGGTATTGGGTTGCTACAAACTTGATGAGGGATGAGGAGGATTTAGAAGTTCTACAACCCAGCATTACAAAActccaagcctttgcttggaaggtaAAAGCGCCACAAAAGATCtgccatcttatatggcaattaatatCAGGACAGGTAGCGGTAACAAGGAATCTGGTACGCCGTAACATGCGATGCGACAATTATTGTCCAAGATGTGGAGCACCAGAAGAGACCGTTACTCATGCTATCTTTGAGTGTTTATCGGCCTTACAAGCATGGGAGTTATCATCAACGCCATCGAGCCCTGAAATCTTCCCAGTACCAAGTATTTACGCTAATATGGACTATCTTTTTTGGAGAAAGAATGGTATTATGGAGCCAGAAGACGATAGAGAtccttatccttggataatttggtacataTGGAAAGCTAGAAATAATAAGTTGTTTAGAGGCATAAATAGAGATCCACTGGAACTAGTCAggtatgcagagagtgagtgcCAAGCTTGGTACAACGCAAGAGACACTGAACCGGTATCGCCACAGGTACAAACTAATGAAGAAACACAAGCCTTAAGCTTGGGTGAtatttgtatggtggatggttcatggacctcTACAGCTTAATTCAGTAGAATGGGATGGGTTTTGAAGGATACAATGGGGAAGATACAACTCATGGGATCAAGGAACTTGCAGAGGAGGGAGACAGCGTTACACTCGGAACTGGAAGCGCTACagtgggcaatggagagcatgATACAGCACTCGTACTGTCAAAGGTTTGGGACGGACTGCAAGGACCTGATTGCGATGTTAGAACAGCCACAAGTTTGGCCCAACTTCTCAACAGAGCTGGAGATCATTCAAACTCTTTGGTTGTGTTTTTCAGACTTCAAGATCAGCTACTTCCCAAGGATGCAGAATGAGATTGCGGATTCGCTAGCTAAGAATGCACGTTTTTTTCATAGATCCTTATGtattattggttgttctattccggtctggctcCCCAgtccacctcaagtttgagtaataaaatagtcgttgtcaaaaaaaaaatatatatatatataattaatatatctcTGAATTGACTAGATAGGCACTGTTGAGGGATCCCCCGCACTGTTGAAGTGAAATTGCCcgatttccaaaaaaaaagataaggaCAAGTCATATCGCCTTTACCTTAAAGTATGGATGTAACTCATCATAATTTGGCCCAACTTTTATTTGCCATTTTCTTCACGACTGTAAAAAGCACTTTAGGCGACATCAACTAGGCATCCACATGCATTAAATGTTACTTCAAACGAAAGTGCGTCTATTATTCTGAATTTCATAACCCATCAATCGAAAGCATATTGTAtttaaccatatatttctctacaaCTAAACCCGACTTGATTTGATTCAATCATCTAGAAACTCGATCTACTAGCAAGGAAGGATCCGGTAGTATActctttcatttaaaaaaaattatgggaaCAAAAGCCTTACTGGATTTGAAAATTTCTAACACCTTGCAtaagaatcaccatatttcctTAATATCCCTTTGCTAAgttaattacaaaaacaaaaaataattacaaaaacaaaaaataactaataacGATCATTTGAACTTGTTTTTGATCAAGATCTAAGGTTTAACAATTCTCTTGATCAAAAGAAATATGttgactttttttcttttgaatactAGGAAGTTAAACCTGTAATCTTCCAAATCTGAAACCAAAACATTCAAATATTAGCTTCGTCTTCCGTATAAACTTTTGACACAATGGCCAATGTCATTTTCAGTTGAATTAATGAACTATGATGGTATGTTAACCTTTTACTTCTAAGAGCAAGTCGATTGGAGGTCTTTTACAAGGGGTTCTTagcaaaactgaaaaaaaaataaatcaaaaagtcCAAAATAAAGAAGAACCGCCGCCTAAATTGGGTTTTTTAGAAATGGTAAGAAGCCCTAACGTGGCGCCTTGTGATTGGAAAACCCTCCCCCGTCagttgctctctctctctccttcgcCGCTCGACTTCTCCGTCTTCGCATGCAAAGCTCGTTTTCTCTCTAGAATCTCGTCTCCAGTCTCGTTTCTCTCTCGAATCTCGTCTCCAATCTCGTTTACTCTCTCGAATCTCGTCTCAAATCTCGTTTCTCTCGAATCTCGTCTCGGACCTCGTCTCGATCTCCTTATCGGTAAGAAATCATTCTTTTGATTTGATCTTTATGTTACTGCTGTTTGTGATCCTCTGTTCTCTGTTCGTGGTCCTctgttcttgtcttctttctcctGAGGTTTGTGATAAAGATCACAAGAGAGAAGCttcaagagaagaagatgaagaagaagcgaGATAAGTTCGAACATCCCTTTCTCCTGCTGTCTCGATTTTGGTTTATGATGTCGATGAAAACTGATGTAGATTACTAGTAGAGTTTTGTTTGACTGTTGAAAAGATTGAATATTTTGCATAGAAACAGAGTCGGTTGGTTTGTTAtaagaagtgttgatgatgaaTTGGTTAAGGGAATGATTAGCTGATCTTGAAGGTATGTGTTTTGGTCTGTTTTAGCTGATCTTGAAAGTGtctgaattttatttattggtGATGAGCATGTGTAGTCGGTTGTGAAGAAAATCTCTGGAAGGAAGTGGGGTTTTTGCAGTGGACAAGCTTGTATCTCTGTAGATTACGCTCTTGTAGAACAGAGTTTTACGTCTTCTCTGGTAAGTTTACACACAAACGCAAACGCAAATGCAAATGCTGTTTCTTTAGTATCTCTAAGAGTTTGGTGATTTTTGTTATAGATTGAAACTTTGAAGCCGATGATAAGGTCTTTCTTCGGGGAAAACCCTAAAGAATCTGGATGTCTCTCTAGGATTGTTACCAAGAAACATTTTCAGAGATTGGCTCGTCTTCTTAATGATCCTGGTGTTCAAGCTTCAATCGTTTATGGTGGCTCCACCATTTTTCTCTGAGTGTAAAAGAATTTGTCTTTCCTTTTGGCAAGCACCATTTCTCTCCGATTGTAAAAGCAAAACTTGTGTTTCCTTTTGTGTAATCATTTGTCTTAAAGCAAATACCATTTCTCTTATCATTTGCTCTGAACAAGAATCAACTACCAAATCAAATACCATTTCTCTTATCAATTTACAAGAATCAAATACCATTTCTCTTATTATTTTACAAGAATCAAATATCATTTCTTCTCATTATTTCTCTTCCAAATGTctgttttttcttctaataaTATTGAAGAGATGATGGATAAAAAGTTCGAGCAAATTTTTGATatgttttatgaaatttttatgttttaatatgttttatgtattttttattaaaaattttatgtatgcttttattttaatcattctaattaaaaaaattaaaaaaatatttaagaacccGTACGTGGTTCTTCCattggagaaagaaaaaaatattttaactaaccAAAGTTCTTAACTTATCAAATCAACTTTAAACCTACTAATTTAATCATTGGAGCCCATTAGGGGTTCTATGGAGTTGGTcttattttctcttcttttctcaaagcaatttaaaaattttcttttctttaccaCACATTctacaataataaattaataaatgtaCCCACCCACCATTTCCAAAATGATGTCCATAGTCCATAGactttaaaattcttttaagtCTTCTCATTTTCTCTTCTCTAAAACTAAAAGTCTCGCTATATATAGTCCCAACTCCCAAGCTTCTTCTCAAAATTCACCTCATAATTTTTCTAATCAATGGCTTCAATCTCtctacttcttctttttctttcacttTTACAACTACATTGCACTCTATCTACTGGGAACAACCATATTATCCACAGAAAATCCTTAGAAATCATTTCCGGCAGGGGTGTCGGTGGATTTCCACCACCGTTACCTTCACCGCAACCAAAACCTGAAGCATGCCCTCCTCCACCGCCTCCTCCACGGCCACCGCCTCCACAACCTGAAGAATGCCCTCCTCCACCGCCTCCTCCACCGCAACCAAAACCTGAAGAATGCCCTCCTCCACCGCCTCCTCCACCGCAACCACAACCTGAAGAATGccctcctccacctcctcctccatgCCCTCCTCCACCGCAACCAAAACCTGAAGAATGCCCTCCTCCACCGCCGCCTCTTCCTCCTTCTCCTCCACCGCCTCCTCCTCCATCGCCTCCTCCTACACCCTCCCCCAAAACACCACCACTTCCTCCGCCGGAGTCGATACATTCACCACCCAAAGCACCGCCTAAACCACCGAAATCACCACCGCTGCCGCAACTAACTTTTGCGAGTCCACTACTAAAGAAAGTCTACCCAGTCCTCCAAGCTTTCAAGAAACTAGTCGAAGTCGATCCAAAGAACATTCTTGCTTCTTGGAATGGCTCCGACATTTGCGGCAAATACCGCGGACTTGAATGCGCTATATTCCCTGGAACGAAATATCAAGCAGTCGCCAGCGTCCAGTTTAACGGGTTTAACTTCTCCGGCAAGAAACTTCGATTAGATAACTTCCTCGACAAGTTAGAAACAGTCACCATCTTTCACGCAAACTCCAACAACTTCTTAGGCTCTGTCCCTAAAGTCAGCAACTTGAATTACTTATTCGAGCTTGACCTAAGCAACAACAAACTTACCGGAGAATTCCCAGCTTCTGTCTTAAAAGCAACGAATCTCACGTTTCTCGATCTCAGGTTCAATACTTTCTCCGGCTCTGTTCCACGTCAGGTCTTTAATCTCGATCTCGACGTCTtgttcatcaacaacaacaatcttGTTCAGAAACTTCCACACAATCTTGGCTCCATCACCGCTCTTTATCTCACATTCGCCAACAACAGGTTAGATTCCCGATTAATGTTATTGGGTAAATTAAAGTAGctaaattattttaatctaaagatttattttaaaattattcatgGTCCCTGCCTATAGTATTTTAGAGTGGAAATTACTAAAGTAGCTATTATTAAAGTAGCTACTTTCTTTATGACAGGTTCACTGGTCCGATTCCTGCTAGTATAGGCAACATCAAGTACCTACAAGAAGTACTTTTCTTGAATAACCAGTTAACCGGATGCTTACCATATCAAATAGGCAAGCTAAACCGAGCCACTGTTTTTGATGTTGGGTATAACAACCTAACCGGTCCCATACCATATTCTTTCGGTTGCTTAGACAAGATGGAACAACTCAACTTAGCCAGAAACAAATTCTTTGGAACCATACCAGAGATCGTATGCGAGATTTCTAGTCTCAAAAACCTCTCCCTCTCCTATAATTTCTTCACTCAGGTCGGTCCAAAATGTAGGAATCTCATCAAGAAAAACATTCTCGACGTTCGTATGAATTGTATACTTGATCTTCCTAACCAGAAAACGCCACTGGAATGTGCTAACTTCTTCATGCAGAAACATATATGTCCTAATTCCAAGTCCATGTTTCGGATCCCTTGTGGTAAAAATCCCAACCGGGTCACACTGGATCAAGAACAGTTGGAGGAGGAACAAGCTCAAGCTTCTCCGATATCTTACTGGGCACTTAACCCAGACCGGATTCGAAACAGATAATTTTTCTTTGATGTATTATGGCGTGTTACAAGTGTTTATAAACACTATATGAACTGAGTAAATGAtttgttcaaaacaaaaaaaaaaaaaaaactgaataaatGCATTTGTTAACTAGTTACGAATCATGActtcagatatatatatatatatatatatatatatatatatatatatatatatatgagaaataCCCTAGCATatcactaaaaaagtttttggcACAAATATAGATTCTGatgatcaaaatgaccaaaatgtttcattaaagaggtaaatcccctgtatattaatcttggagcattacaacatattttcgtagcaacgtgtcatcacgagaatgattcttataattgttagaaaaataagttggtccatataaacatatactatgttttttattaaattaactgtCAAATTCATTAGTAGTgtataaaagaatatttttatttccttaaataaaaggtACAGAATTACTTAATatggttaaaatatatatgataattaatgattataaataatacatatttgataacaattttataacctctctcttttatatttaattttatactattaaaaaaaataaacaaacacattaagcatataataaaaaaatttagattttttcttatatgttatattttgaatttttaaaaacgtctataaattactaaaaatagtaaaagtcCTACTTTGAAAATTtagtgatcaatggtttaaattttttttgttcacgcaagatacaaatgatgatCATATATCGTAGGGGTGGGCGTTTGGATACACGTCTGGGTTCGTATCGGATATTTTAGTATAAAGGTATAAAACCCGTTCTGATATTTCTACACTTCGAgccgggttcgggtattttatgttcgggtttggatattttgggccggttcggatatttaaattttgaagaaaaaataaataaatgattcattttaagttttttgtatttaaaatatattttaactggttttctattttttaaaaattaaactattaataggtttggaaataaaactttaaaaatataaagacactaatttagttgttgttttgaaattttagatgcaacttttgttaatgcaagaaataagaacttgatatatatatttaagtgagtagcaaataattttctccataattatatgtatattatctaattttgagcaataaacatcattaatattaatattttgaataaaatgagagaagtaaactagaaatatagggttaagtatgcttatgtttggttatcttcggatattcaTTCGAGTTCGGATATTCATTCgagttcggatattacccgtttaGATTCAAATATTACCCGAactggtgaaataagtaatttgttttgttgttttagaattagataatttttaagctggggaatatatactagacaaacatttatatttcgagtctgcacttatattttctataacagtttgatatattagatttgtacACTAATCTATTAATATAGTTTGCaggtgatttttttcaaaattttgattcttagatatgtatctggagtgaaactaatttttacagatgtccatttttttaaattgacacttatttAATTCACTGAATTCttagaagaagttaaaaaaaaaacttaactcatatcaataaaacaaagacGAGAATGAAAGCATAATTtttagaggtagaaaatgaattcagttatggagagtcaatagtaaacagatcgagagcagaaaacctaatcctaTTTCGTCGTTATACAATCGATATTgcatatttggttttggtgatttgtgtcagccgcaaaacttaatttttttgtgcatataatgttttaaaataattaaaatgagatgtaaaaagttaactcttcaacaacgataatatatttaagagaccaacatttgtattcgttattttataatcgataaagattgtagtgttgaaaaatgttaaaaccattttATAAACAAAGACTATTATAAAATCTTACCCGCGCATGCGCACGGATTATCGTctagtatatgtttataatcgaaactttagggtttagatttaaggggtggagatttgggattaaggtttaaaattttataaaataaaaataaatattagaaattttaaaataaaaatttttaaatagtttcaaaaagtattttcgaattacagaaagaaaatttgaaaaaaaaataaataaaaaaacaaatttcaaaaaaaacaatttagaaaaagtttcgaatttgaaaacatataatttaaaactatttattttttattttttttattttttttattttttatatatctagagTATTAATGTcgttttacctattaaatgaaacattttggtcattttcctccttgtgatctatttttgtgaccaaaacttgaaaatagtaTATTTAGGAGAATCGTCCTATATATATTCTTCAGAATAATTTTAGAACATCCACATGGTAGAGTattttaacttaatatatataataatttcattgAAATGAATATCAAATAAGGTAAACtccaaaaataaagatattataactaaattaacttaatatcaataatgattttttgaaatttaacttaaaataatcaattataaCTGATATAACACATGATCTTCCAAATTTATTCCAAATGATATTgaaaaacattcaaaaataaaatataaaatgtataagTTGAGGCTATAAATCATTGAGAATGTTCATATGTTATTTTAAAGCACCAAGAAGAAATGTCAAATCAccattttatttcttatttagaaaattttcaatattttttaacaaaataattctttaataaaatggaaataaaaaatttaaatttagtacacaataaaaaaaatattattaaattaaattagtttGAGATATgtctttaatattttgaaaattaacatataattaactaacaaacaataaatcataaataatacaggaattttaaatatgaaagataatattaatttaaacacACATAAAATATTCAATGTTGAggctatatattatttaaagtgTTGTCGTAtaatttctaataataatatatcaaatcAGCATCTTAATTTGACATCTTAAAGTATCAAAATtgcataaaattatttctttcagcataaaatgaaaatcaaataaagtaaacaaacaaacaaaagaacttttattaaagtaattaa
The Brassica napus cultivar Da-Ae chromosome C5 unlocalized genomic scaffold, Da-Ae chrC05_Random_27, whole genome shotgun sequence genome window above contains:
- the LOC125594818 gene encoding uncharacterized protein LOC125594818, whose product is MVRSPNVAPCDWKTLPRQLLSLSPSPLDFSVFACKARFLSRISSPVSFLSRISSPISFTLSNLVSNLVSLESRLGPRLDLLIVGCEENLWKEVGFLQWTSLYLCRLRSCRTEFYVFSD
- the LOC125594817 gene encoding uncharacterized protein At4g06744-like; its protein translation is MASISLLLLFLSLLQLHCTLSTGNNHIIHRKSLEIISGRGVGGFPPPLPSPQPKPEACPPPPPPPRPPPPQPEECPPPPPPPPQPKPEECPPPPPPPPQPQPEECPPPPPPPCPPPPQPKPEECPPPPPPLPPSPPPPPPPSPPPTPSPKTPPLPPPESIHSPPKAPPKPPKSPPLPQLTFASPLLKKVYPVLQAFKKLVEVDPKNILASWNGSDICGKYRGLECAIFPGTKYQAVASVQFNGFNFSGKKLRLDNFLDKLETVTIFHANSNNFLGSVPKVSNLNYLFELDLSNNKLTGEFPASVLKATNLTFLDLRFNTFSGSVPRQVFNLDLDVLFINNNNLVQKLPHNLGSITALYLTFANNRFTGPIPASIGNIKYLQEVLFLNNQLTGCLPYQIGKLNRATVFDVGYNNLTGPIPYSFGCLDKMEQLNLARNKFFGTIPEIVCEISSLKNLSLSYNFFTQVGPKCRNLIKKNILDVRMNCILDLPNQKTPLECANFFMQKHICPNSKSMFRIPCGKNPNRVTLDQEQLEEEQAQASPISYWALNPDRIRNR